The Cucumis melo cultivar AY chromosome 9, USDA_Cmelo_AY_1.0, whole genome shotgun sequence genome includes the window GGCTTTTCCGGTTCTTGATATTTGGAACATGGATACTACCATTTGCTGGTCCGATACTCCTTGGGACTTTTGCCAATAGCCTTGTGATAAAGGTAAGTGCCTTGTTCATCCTTTGATGTTGTATAAGTGATATTCTGCATTTGTATAATTCTGATATCTTATCAGCTTTGTTTGACGATTATGCTAGTCAGTGGTCATAGTTCAAAATGGTCCAGACAGTTAAAATTACTTTTGTTAAAGAAGCCACCTATCATATCTTTTAATGATTACTAAAGTTAATGATATCTTCTGTGAAGAGTTGTGTCCAAATAATGAAGTAGGAAATGACACTAATCTTTGATTCTAGAAAGACCCATGAAGAGTAGCTATTAATGCCTTTTGTacctttatttttgttttattttttattagagcTCAGCTTTCAAGTAATAGGAGTCAGGAAAGTAGCTAAATCATCAATTTTAATAGCATTAAGTggcaaataaaattaaaattcctTCTTTTTTGGAAAATCCGCCACTATCTGGTGCGATCTGGATTTGACGAATAATCATAGAGGTTCTTGTTCTTCCCAACTCATATAGTCATTTTCTAGAATTCCACTGCCAATTTCTTCCGCCATCTCACCCAATAAAGACTTGTTCAAGAGGCAATGCAATTTTTAGGGGAACCAATGAACACTGATATTTTTAGGGACCAATGAACACTGATATTTGGTGaggtaaatattttaaaatagtcAACTTCTTTCAGTGGGAGCTAAGTCACTCTAGCATCATGACCAAGCCAAAAGAAAAGATCCAAAAACGCTTCTTTTTCTCTAGGTTACAAACTATTGTACTTTTCTATTCCAGCCTAGTGGGATTTGGGACTTAAGTTTCGAGGAAAAACTGAAGACAACGTTGTCTTTGAGCTTCTTCTCAACCTGTGATTTGTCTCTTAGTTTATCATGGGACTCTCTCTAAGTCTGTTGAAGGTTTTCTTCCTTTTGGGCTGTATTCTTCATTGGTTGTGTTTGTCTACTTTTCTTGCCTTCAATTTGGAGATCTTGTATTTTGGAGCAATAGTCTCTCATTATATCAATGAAATATTGGTTTctgttctaaaaaaataaaaataaaaagtttatgTAGTGGTAGAGAAAACATTTCATAATTTTTGGTTAAGCAGCACAGAGGGTGTGTTAGAGATAACATAgatattttcactttttttttttttctatcataCTCTACTATGTTAACTGTTAGGTTAATCAACTTTGTTAGAGTTACATTTGAGCTCTGGAGATTCTTTTTACGATGAAATTTGGGATGTCAACAACCAATTTGCTTAACACTGGTTACGGTCAGGATGATATTGATTAGGGTAAAATGGATCTTTGTTTACTGACGTTTGAGTTTAATATCTATTTGGTCCCTCAATAAGTGACATTTTTAGTCTCCAAGGATTGAAGAATAGTTTGAAATTGTTTCTAGGTAATTTGACTGTTAGTCGACTAAGGAAAATGATGTGGTATTGGTGGAGTGTTAAATTTTTAATGATGTTTATTGTTTAATAAGTTTTAAATTTCAAGTTTGTGCCTAACAAGTTCATAATAtagtcaacattttaaaaaaattaacagaTCTTTTAGACATTGAATTGAATTTTATGCCAAATAAAGCTCTAAACTTCCAAACTTTTTTCCCTATAGATTGGTGAGTTTAACAAAATGTCATATAGGTCAAGGACCTATTAGATAAAAGGTTGAAAAATTAGAGTGCTATTAGATAAAGTTGAAAAATTAGAGTGCTATTAGATAAAGTTGAAAATTCAACTATTTATTGGACACTGAATTGGGTAGTTCAAGACCTATTAAACACTTCTTAGAGTTAATAAGTCTTTAGATATAACTTGAATATTTAGTGGATGTTTGCGGCACTAAGTTGAGTTATGAAGTATTAAGTTAATAGGTTGGAGTTAGAAAGTCTGTTTATGGGGTGCAAAATTGTAGGATGGAGTTCTTTAATAAGTGTGCAAAAGAAAGCGTGGAATATGAAGTTCCTTGATAAATGTGCAACCTTCCCTAGTGAGCACTATTGATGTTGGATTATTCAAACAGATACCTCTCTGGAGACCAAACTTGACGTGTGTTTTCTATTGttgtttttactttttgtataaatatttttcctaACCAACGTGTAAATTATTCGACAGGGTAATTGTCCAGCCTGTAATAGGGAATTTGCTGGGTACAAGAACCAAATTATTTCTTGCGCAGGCTGTGGAAACATAGTGTGGCAGCCCAAAGGCCAAGGGGAATACAATTCAAGAAAAGGAAGTTCTGGTTCCAAGTCACAACCCAACGTCATTGATGTGGAGTTTGAGGAGAAATGACAAGGGTAGGAGGAATGGTGATTCACTCGACCTTTATTGAGAGTACAGAAGACCACGATAAGGAAAGAATTACCGAGGACTATGAGTTGAAGTCGTCTTGGTTCCCTGTTCAGTTACAACGCTGTTCGTGTTCTCTTCTCCCTTGGGTAGTTACTAATGTAGTTTGGCAGCATTATTTGTTTGTAGTATCAATACAGGTATGGTGCATAAATGGGAATTCCTTAGGTGTTGGATTATTAAGGTACTCAATATATATTGTTTTCACTTAATTTCCAGCTATAGAAATGGCCTTTTCTTTGGGATTTCTTTATTTCAATCTTGTAATAAATGTTCCTAAAGCAGACAGTGAGGCAGTGATGTGTCTTTGGTGTTTCAATTTTCTGCAAGATGTAAATTTGTTCAGTTCAGGAGTTAGCGATGCTATTTCATGATTGCAGTTATCTTGTTGGGATTAAAAACACTTTTAAGAGCATGAACTGTTGATAATAGTAATAACTCAGTCCTTATGCTTTTAATTGTCATGTGATTTTACATAGTTTGTAACAATTTTTAGTAATTTAGTTTCTgttttaacaaaattaagtatcaatattaaattaatattaatttattttgatttattttttatgatttgaTGTGGAGAATTATATGATAATTAGTATTTTTTAGTTAATATTTacattagtttttaatttaggttaattaatgtttaattagagttaatttgttattttcatttttttttgtaaggcTATAAATAACCCATTTAGAGTTGCAAAAAAGAACTTTTGAATGTCCTTTCAATACAGAACATTGTGTTTCTGAGTGCTATCTTCTTCTTTATGGATAAACTTTTCTTCATGGATTTGACCTAATGCCTTTTCGGTTGCATCATTATCGAAGTAGAAACTATATTGATAtctaatataaaatttattatttagaatatttatatgttttaaattgaaaacaactttttaagtaaaatatttttgaattaGACGTCAATTTGAGTTTTTGTTGACAAAAAAGCATGTACCTTAAGTTTGAGTTTAGTTTCTAGTCCATGGATTTAGACATAAGATGACAGGGTATGGATAAGGGCAGTGGGGGGTATTGAGTGAGAGTGACAAAGAGAGGGAGtgaaagaaaatcaaaatgtCAAGAGCCATATAGTTTGGCTAAACAAGTCATTGTCAATCGTACCATTATTCTTGGTTATCCTTggtctttgtttttttttctttccctatCAATGGATGAATGTTATATTTAGTCACTTAATGTTAATTATGGCTCGTAAAATATCACTTATAATGAACAATACATAAAAACTGCAAAACAAAATTGTACGGTTTTGAAATTTAGAGaccaaataaaatcaaattctAAAGGTAAGCACAAAAAAGATTCTAAACCCTTAAACTCTAAATTAAAGTAGGAAAGAAATAAAGTATGGATAAACAATTAATTGGATTTTGAAATTATGTTTATAAACAAACACATCACTTTTATCTACAATTCTTTTATTATCTATTAATGTTTTTACCAACCAGATTAGGTaatgaaaactaaaaacaaaacgGATGGTTTTGAAAACAGTGTTTAATAAGGGTATGTAAGCAAGAGATTAAATCGCCACCGAACATACTATGGTTGATATTAGTAAATTTTCAACCGACTTTATCCTTGAGAAGTTCAAACCGTTTGATTCGTTTTTGATCAGTTGGATGTCAATCAAGCCCTCCTCTTCTCCTACCATCtacttttagttttggttaggTTTAATCGGTTCACTCAAAATTGgactaatatatttaaatatttgttttcttaagAAACAAAGACATAAAAACCAAATCATTatcaaaaagaaatttaaataaattaattttctataaaaaaaaaatcttcaaaattgAAGAGGAGAAATAGACATTGAAagcaacaaaataataataaaaaaaaaaaaaaccacgaCCTTATGAAAttaacataaaagaaaaagaatattcccaactaactattaattaattaacaaatgaaaatacaaacaaatttcaatagaaatataaaagagaaaaaatagcaatttttattttatcctttaaaactatataatataaataatattatattaatagccacaaaaattattttatttatttttgaaggaaaagaaaataaattgcTCATTATTGTTTCccatttgaaatatatataaagagaaAATATCATTGTTGTTCTACGTGGCGCACAAGGCTTGCTCAGCTCAGTCCTTCGATTTCTCAGAAATCTTTTCAAGCCGAAACACTCATAAGAATCGCAACAAAAGTTGAACAATTTGCTTTcttgttttttgatttcatttCAATGGATCGAGTTTTGGTGGCTTCATATCCAATCAATCATCTGATTCGACCTCACAGTTTCCGAATCGATTACTGTTGGAGCACTTGTTTCACTTCCAGGTTGAATTCTGGTAAAGAACGGCAGAAGTTGAGCTCGAGGTGGCGATGGCGATCCATGGCCTCGGATTCTACtgactcttcttcttcttcttcttttgctcCGTCTGTTGAATCTGATCCTTCGGATAAAACTTCAGCCAGGTTGGTGAATTCTTGCTTCTGGTACCTCTGTATCTGGTTGTGGTTGAAGCATTTTGAGGCAACGTCTAGGAAGTGAAATGAATGTTGGTTTGTTGTGTTTGATGTTGATTTACGTGATGGAATTGTAAAATGACTGGATAGTTTCTTGTGTTCTTTACTTTTTGAGCACTGCTACTTGAAAATGCTCGTGTTATGGTTGAAGGTTTGGATTGGATTGATTGGTCGTTTTTGTCGTGATGATTTGAAGAATTTGTTATCAGTTCAATATTGCGAATACCATAAGTTCTGTTCTTATCCTACAAACTTTTTTATGCTTATTAAGTCGGCCATCTCCTTGGTTTTCTTCATGTGACAATTAGGAATAATTTATCTGTAAATTAAATGTTAACTTAACATGATTTTATGCAGTTTTTGTATCATAGAGGGACCGGAAACAGTACAAGATTTTGCAAAAATGGAACTGCAAGAAATTCAGGAGAACATTCGAAGTCGTCGAAACAAAATTTTCTTGCATATGGAAGAGGTGAGACTTAGTGGACATTTTGCGTAGTAGTACGGACTATTCTCATGAACTGATTGATTATTCGCGCATAtgaaattttaagtttttagaTGTGTCCAAGATTTCGTTACCTTGAAAAATCCTTACCCAGCCAAAGCCGTCATTTGGGGGGACCACTGCCAAGTATTAGCATTATTTTTCTGTGATGAGAGTGATAAATATGTGTCAGACACTTGGATTTGGGCTATTGATCCTTCTTCATCGTTCTCTATCAAATCTCTCATGGTGACTTGATGGGTTTTGTTGATCCCCATGTCAAGGATGTTTATTCAGCTATTTGGATGGAtcattttataaagaaaaaaaaaaaattcttatggGAACTAAGCCTTGGTGCTATTAATACTGCTGATTGTCTCTAATGTCGAATGCAGTATATGACTCTCTTCATTTTGGTGTCACATGACTCATGTATCAGAATCATTCAGAATCTGCTGCTCATCTTTTTTGCATTATTCTTTTGCTTTGCGCTTTTGGCATATCTTGATGCAAGCTTTTGGTTGGTCGGTGGTTTTCTCTCATAATATGTTTGATAATCTTTCATCTTTAATGGTTGGCATCCTTTCCATGATACTAAGAAGACCCTTCGGCTAGCTTTCTTACGTGCATTTTTCTAGACTTTGAGGGGCGAGCACAACAAACATCTTTTAGAGATCATTCTTCCAGCTTTATTCAATTTATGGATTTGGTTCTTTCTACTGCATTATATTGGTGGGGATTTAAGCAACCATTTAAACATTTGAATCTCTCTTGTAAATTGTAATCGCCTATAGGTGTTTTGGAGTCTCccctttattttgtttattcgATGAATTGTTCTTATCTAAAAAAGGGCAAGGAGTTGAGAAGACCCCTCCAGGAGCTAATGAAGAAGAGTCTTCCAATTGTTAACAATCATTAAAAGACTGTAATTTCAAAAAACGTTGGTGTAATTTGTACACCATCAGGAGGTTGTATGGTGAAAAAAAGCTCAAAAATGTTCAAAGGAAGCTCACTTATCTTCGAACAACCTACTATTCTTTTCTTTCCAAAGGCACCAAAGAACAAAAGGGGTAGTACATCTCTCAATATTCCATCTGCCATCGAAGCCATAACCAGCAAACCCTTCAAGCAGCCAATCATCAATCTTTTAAGCCATATAGCCGGTCACCCTATAAATTTTGAATACGCTGGTCCACCCTTTGACAGCAAGATCACAATGAAGAAACTAGTGGTCTCATCAGTCTTCCTCCTTAAAACTGAGAGAGCAAGAGGGTGATAGGGACCAACATCGAACCTCCTTTGAAGCTTTTCATGAGTATTTATGCCGAGAGGAAAACcctcacttttttttttggggggggggggggggggttaagCTCCCCAGAATTAAGAAGCTGCATAAAGGGCGGCAACACTACCCAACTCTCTATCTAGATGATATAGGATTTCTGCTTTAGTTGCTGGTTGTATGCCTGATGTCTTTGTTGactcttccatttctttttgaACGGACTCTTTGCTTAGTTGTGGTGCTATTtctactgttttttttttttgtcttgcACTTCATCTAGAGGAGACTGTAGCCGATGTTTGGATTTCATCATCTAATGCTTGGGGGTTTGCATCTTCTTCCCAACTTAATGATTTGAAGATTACTGAATGGGCTTCTTTAACTCATCGCTTGTCTTCTGTCAGATTTCGTTCTTCTCCTGATTCATGGATATGGCCCCTTGACTCCTCTATGTTATCTGGAAGGATTTTTATCCAAAGAAgataaaagtttttttttgggAATTTAGTTCGGAAGCAATCAATACTGTGAAGTGCGTTCAGTCAAATGCCTTATATGTATCTCTCTTCATCTTGGGGTCTCATATGCTTCCATCACTTTGAGTCACCAGCCCATTTGTTTATTCATTGCCCTTTTGCATCAAAATTTTGGACCATCTTTTTTTTAGTGAGAAACAGACAATCATTATTTCATTGATAATATGGAATTACAGAAGGGAAAAAAGCCATCTGATTACATGCAATGTGCAATGGGAGAAGAAAggttgtaataaaaaaaaaaaaaaacttgtgaATTTACACCAAGATAGAGAAGTCTATTTAAGATGGTCAAAGAATTGTGTGAATTCAGTATCTCTATCTTTAAAAGTACGTTGGTTCCATTCATTCAAAATGTTGGACTATCAAGGATTTTGGTTGGTCTTTGTCGCTTCCTATTACTATTTTGATCTTCTTTCATCATTTTGGTGGTAATAAAAGGATAATTTGGTTGGCTCAGCTGCGTGCATCCTTTTGGATCTTATGAGGCGAGAGGaatgtttgttttttgttaCTCCTTTTCTACCTTGACTGATTCTTGGATTCAGTTCTATTTATTGCTTTTTGTTGGTGCAAAATTCAGgatcattttaaaaattattattattattattattattattattattattgtttttttttggaATAGAAACATTTCATTGATTTATGGAACAAGGGCCTTGGCCCTGGCTCGGGCACCTAAAGATGATTACATGAAAAGATGCCGAGAGGCAAGATAAGAAAGACTTAAAAGCTTAAAAGAGTGTTTATTTGCACACCAATACAAAGAAGTAGAAACAATCAAATTACGGAAATGACCAAAGCAAATTGAAACATTATAGTCCATCTTTCTTAGTTACCGATTTACTATCTCTTTTGTAATCATCTATAGGTGTTCTGAGGTTTCCCCTTGATTTTATTTAACTGAAATCATTTTTTATTGAGAAAAAAAGAGACAAATATGAACTCTCTGTCGAGAAGTTTATTCTAAAACAAAAGTCCCAAGATTGGTTCAACTCATTCAGCACTCAGGAAtcacttttttctttcctttattatttatttttaattttattttgaggAAATGACATAAATCATTGGAATTATTTTTGCTAGCACTTGGGTATCACACCACCGGTCCACCCAAGGGCTTTGGTGGGGGCGAGGGAGGGTAGTGTGCTGGGGGAGAGAAGGGAGAGCACTTTTGCGAAATAAAATCCAAGGTTTTGAAACCACATGCCTCTTGGAGATAAAAGATGAACAATTCGAAGAGGCAAAGTTTAGTACCTCTTGCCTCCTGATAAGCATTCAAATCACATGTGAGTGTAACTTGAAGCACCAATTAAATGATCAAATTTTACCTGACTGAATAGTTCAAGTTCTTTTAGTCTAGGGCTAATGCTCTGCTTTTTCATGAGATTGAATCTTTTAGCTAGATTCCTTTTGGAAGTGGAAGCAAAGAATTGTTATAATTGTTTTGTAGTAGATAAAATAGAATTACCCATCATTTATTTTGCTCTTAATTTTTGTTCTTGGGATCTTAGAGATCTTTTACATGTAGATAATCATCTGTATTTGTTAGCATAAAAGATCCTAGTTGAGTTGTCTAACTGAAGATATTGCCCACTTGAATTCTTCCAGGCATAAATTTTACCCAGTTTATTTGAATTGATATCTACTTTATTTAGTATGGCATATTATCGGGAAAAACTGCTATGTGACATAAATTTTGGAGAAAAGTTCTGATGCTGCGCATTTTCATTATAATGTTTGAAATCGAAATATGTTGGTCTTCCTTCCCTTTCATATTGTATGGAAATGTTCCAATCTATGTAGGTTCGTCGGCTGAGGATACAACAGAGAATAAAAAATGCTGAACTTGGAATTTCAAAGGAAGAGCGAGAGAATGAATTACCCAATTTTCCATCATTCATTCCATTCTTACCCCCGCTGGTAGTTTCTTCCTCCGTATTATTAATTGATTTGTCTTCGATTTATGATGTCTGTTCCAATGCAAATAAgtactcaaaaaaaaaaaaaaaaaaaaaaaatcttctgaTTTTTTGGTTAGCAATATTGTCTGAACATGCTACTTTACTTGCAGAGTTCAGAGAACCTGAAGCTGTACTATGTTACATGCTATTCTCTTATTGCTGGCATAATACTATTTGGAGGTCTATTAGCACCCACGGTAATTAGTCTTCTCTTTGCATCATTTAGAGCCTCTGGGATTTTCTAACGTTTAATGAAAATCTTACCAGTTTTGTATCACATTTCATTAATCATCTTCCATTAGGCCAGTAAGCAGTCTAAAATTACATCTTGTTAGTTCTATTCAAATTTAGAACTAACTAATGTTTCCTCCTTTTCTCTCTTACATTTAAGCTTGAGCTGAAGCTGGGACTGGGAGGTACATCATATGAAGATTTTATTCGTAGTGTGCATCTCCCAATGCAGCTAAGGTGAGCTAATACTCTCTCTGTGAACTGGTTGATTTATTTTCGATAGGAAGAACATTTTAGGGTTCTTTTAGattgatttaagaaaaaaatgtttttcaagaaactcatttttgtgaaaattgtttaaaatacacttaaaaactattttgagtAGCTTCTAAGCActttaaattttttcaaaataacttatttttaaattaaacacttgagAATGTAATACAAATACACAATTAATTGCTTCTACTTATCGAGGGAaatttttaattacaaatattcATATGGTATATGGTTCTTCTGTTGTTTGATCCTCTAGACCTTAAAATTGATGAGACAAAACGCAGGATCAAGAGTTAGAAGTTTTGGCTTTGTCCAGTGCTTCAAATTAAATATAGCTAAATATGGATCAATTACTTCTACATTGTATATGTTGATAATGCAGTTTATGTGCAGTAAACTTAGCGCAGCATGCATACTCAAACAATCTAATATTTGCAAGAGTGCCAACTTCGGATTTATATAATTGGCATTAATTCTCAATTGAGAGTCTTCATGCTAGTTAAATTCGTATGTCTATTATTGACATGTTTTCATGTGAAAAATTGCAGTCAAGTTGATCCGATTGTGGCATCTTTTTCGGGAGGAGCAGTCGGGGTGATTTCAGCCCTTATGGTTGTTGAAGTAAACAATGTAAAGCAACAAGAGCATAAAAGATGCAAATACTGTCTTGGCACTGGTATGGTTATGGCACTGAATTTAGTATAGAAATTGGGTTGCTAACTTGACTCAAAAGACATTCTGTCGATAATGGTTTTTGTTGAAATTCCATCCTCAATCTTTGAGTTTCAACCTCAAATCTTTGAAATGTAAATTTGTTGTTGGACTAGGATACTTGGCATGTGCTCGCTGTTCAAACACAGGAGCTCTTGTGCTGATTGAGCCAGTATCGACTTTAAATGGTGAACATCAGCCTC containing:
- the OR gene encoding protein ORANGE-GREEN, chloroplastic, with the translated sequence MDRVLVASYPINHLIRPHSFRIDYCWSTCFTSRLNSGKERQKLSSRWRWRSMASDSTDSSSSSSFAPSVESDPSDKTSASFCIIEGPETVQDFAKMELQEIQENIRSRRNKIFLHMEEVRRLRIQQRIKNAELGISKEERENELPNFPSFIPFLPPLSSENLKLYYVTCYSLIAGIILFGGLLAPTLELKLGLGGTSYEDFIRSVHLPMQLSQVDPIVASFSGGAVGVISALMVVEVNNVKQQEHKRCKYCLGTGYLACARCSNTGALVLIEPVSTLNGEHQPLSLPKTERCQNCSGSGKVMCPTCLCTGMAMASEHDPRIDPFD